Sequence from the Candidatus Methylomirabilota bacterium genome:
GTCGCGAGCACGAGCGGGAGACAGAAGAGCACGGCGAGCGCGCGCGAGTCGTAGCGGAGGTGCATGAAGAAGAGGACGACCAGCGCGAACTTCGCCATCGACATCACGAGGAGGAGCGGCACGATGATCGGCGTGAGCTGCCGGATGTAGATGGCGCCCACCTCGAGGACCGTCACGCCGGTGAGGACCAGCGCGACCTTGACGTAGGTCCAGACGGTGGGGTGCGTGCCCGCCTGCGTGTGGTCAGACATTCGGGTCGGTCCTCACGGGATGAGATACACCAGCGTGAAGATGGCGATC
This genomic interval carries:
- a CDS encoding cytochrome C oxidase subunit IV family protein, with product MSDHTQAGTHPTVWTYVKVALVLTGVTVLEVGAIYIRQLTPIIVPLLLVMSMAKFALVVLFFMHLRYDSRALAVLFCLPLVLATGIALALMTLTGAFLLFGK